From the Pongo pygmaeus isolate AG05252 chromosome X, NHGRI_mPonPyg2-v2.0_pri, whole genome shotgun sequence genome, one window contains:
- the SUV39H1 gene encoding histone-lysine N-methyltransferase SUV39H1 isoform X2 produces the protein MVGMSRLRNDRLADPLTGCSVCCKSSWNQLQDLCRLAKLSCPALGISKRNLYDFEVEYLCDYKKIREQEYYLVKWRGYPDSESTWEPRQNLKCVRILKQFHKDLERELLRRHHRSKTPRHLDPSLANYLVQKAKQRRALRRWEQELNAKRSHLGRITVENEVDLDGPPRAFVYINEYRVGEGITLNQVAVGCECQDCLWAPTGGCCPGASLHKFAYNDQGQVRLRAGLPIYECNSRCRCGYDCPNRVVQKGIRYDLCIFRTDDGRGWGVRTLEKIRKNSFVMEYVGEIITSEEAERRGQIYDRQGATYLFDLDYVEDVYTVDAAYYGNISHFVNHSCDPNLQVYNVFIDNLDERLPRIAFFATRTIRAGEELTFDYNMQVDPVDMESTRMDSNFGLAGLPGSPKKRVRIECKCGTESCRKYLF, from the exons ATGGTGGGGATGAGTCGCCTGAGAAATGACAGACTGGCTGACCCACTGACAG GCTGCAGCGTGTGTTGCAAGTCTTCTTGGAATCAGCTGCAGGACCTGTGCCGCCTGGCCAagctctcctgccctgccctcgGTATCTCTAAGAGGAACCTCTATGACTTTGAAGTCGAGTACCTGTGCGATTACAAAAAGATCCGC GAACAGGAATATTACCTGGTGAAATGGCGTGGATATCCAGACTCAGAGAGCACCTGGGAGCCACGGCAGAATCTCAAGTGTGTGCGTATCCTCAAGCAGTTCCACAAGGACTTAGAAAGGGAGCTGCTCCGGCGGCACCACCGGTCAAAGACCCCCCGGCACCTGGACCCAAGCTTGGCCAACTACCTGGTGCAGAAGGCCAAGCAGAGGCGGGCACTCCGTCGTTGGGAGCAGGAGCTCAATGCCAAGCGCAGCCATCTGGGACGCATCACTGTAGAGAATGAGGTGGACCTGGACGGCCCTCCGCGGGCCTTCGTGTACATCAATGAGTACCGTGTTGGTGAGGGCATCACCCTCAACCAGGTGGCTGTGGGCTGCGAGTGCCAGGACTGTCTGTGGGCACCCACTGGAGGCTGCTGCCCGGGGGCGTCACTGCACAAGTTTGCCTATAATGACCAGGGCCAGGTGCGGCTTCGAGCCGGGCTGCCCATCTACGAGTGCAACTCCCGCTGCCGCTGCGGCTATGACTGCCCAAATCGCGTGGTACAGAAGGGCATCCGATATGACCTCTGCATCTTCCGCACGGATGATGGGCGCGGCTGGGGCGTCCGCACCCTGGAGAAGATTCGCAAGAACAGCTTTGTCATGGAGTACGTGGGAGAG ATCATTACCTCAGAGGAGGCAGAGCGGCGGGGCCAGATCTACGACCGTCAGGGCGCCACCTACCTCTTTGACCTGGACTACGTGGAGGACGTGTACACCGTGGATGCCGCCTACTATGGCAACATCTCCCACTTTGTGAACCACAGT TGTGACCCCAACCTGCAGGTGTACAACGTCTTCATAGACAACCTTGACGAGCGGCTGCCCCGCATCGCTTTCTTTGCCACAAGAACCATCCGGGCAGGCGAGGAGCTCACCTTTGATTACAACATGCAAG TGGACCCCGTGGACATGGAGAGCACCCGCATGGACTCCAACTTTGGCTTGGCTGGGCTCCCTGGCTCCCCTAAGAAGCGGGTCCGTATTGAATGCAAGTGTGGGACTGAGTCCTGCCGCAAATACCTCTTCTAG
- the SUV39H1 gene encoding histone-lysine N-methyltransferase SUV39H1 isoform X1, with the protein MAENLKGCSVCCKSSWNQLQDLCRLAKLSCPALGISKRNLYDFEVEYLCDYKKIREQEYYLVKWRGYPDSESTWEPRQNLKCVRILKQFHKDLERELLRRHHRSKTPRHLDPSLANYLVQKAKQRRALRRWEQELNAKRSHLGRITVENEVDLDGPPRAFVYINEYRVGEGITLNQVAVGCECQDCLWAPTGGCCPGASLHKFAYNDQGQVRLRAGLPIYECNSRCRCGYDCPNRVVQKGIRYDLCIFRTDDGRGWGVRTLEKIRKNSFVMEYVGEIITSEEAERRGQIYDRQGATYLFDLDYVEDVYTVDAAYYGNISHFVNHSCDPNLQVYNVFIDNLDERLPRIAFFATRTIRAGEELTFDYNMQVDPVDMESTRMDSNFGLAGLPGSPKKRVRIECKCGTESCRKYLF; encoded by the exons ATGGCGGAAAATTTAAAAG GCTGCAGCGTGTGTTGCAAGTCTTCTTGGAATCAGCTGCAGGACCTGTGCCGCCTGGCCAagctctcctgccctgccctcgGTATCTCTAAGAGGAACCTCTATGACTTTGAAGTCGAGTACCTGTGCGATTACAAAAAGATCCGC GAACAGGAATATTACCTGGTGAAATGGCGTGGATATCCAGACTCAGAGAGCACCTGGGAGCCACGGCAGAATCTCAAGTGTGTGCGTATCCTCAAGCAGTTCCACAAGGACTTAGAAAGGGAGCTGCTCCGGCGGCACCACCGGTCAAAGACCCCCCGGCACCTGGACCCAAGCTTGGCCAACTACCTGGTGCAGAAGGCCAAGCAGAGGCGGGCACTCCGTCGTTGGGAGCAGGAGCTCAATGCCAAGCGCAGCCATCTGGGACGCATCACTGTAGAGAATGAGGTGGACCTGGACGGCCCTCCGCGGGCCTTCGTGTACATCAATGAGTACCGTGTTGGTGAGGGCATCACCCTCAACCAGGTGGCTGTGGGCTGCGAGTGCCAGGACTGTCTGTGGGCACCCACTGGAGGCTGCTGCCCGGGGGCGTCACTGCACAAGTTTGCCTATAATGACCAGGGCCAGGTGCGGCTTCGAGCCGGGCTGCCCATCTACGAGTGCAACTCCCGCTGCCGCTGCGGCTATGACTGCCCAAATCGCGTGGTACAGAAGGGCATCCGATATGACCTCTGCATCTTCCGCACGGATGATGGGCGCGGCTGGGGCGTCCGCACCCTGGAGAAGATTCGCAAGAACAGCTTTGTCATGGAGTACGTGGGAGAG ATCATTACCTCAGAGGAGGCAGAGCGGCGGGGCCAGATCTACGACCGTCAGGGCGCCACCTACCTCTTTGACCTGGACTACGTGGAGGACGTGTACACCGTGGATGCCGCCTACTATGGCAACATCTCCCACTTTGTGAACCACAGT TGTGACCCCAACCTGCAGGTGTACAACGTCTTCATAGACAACCTTGACGAGCGGCTGCCCCGCATCGCTTTCTTTGCCACAAGAACCATCCGGGCAGGCGAGGAGCTCACCTTTGATTACAACATGCAAG TGGACCCCGTGGACATGGAGAGCACCCGCATGGACTCCAACTTTGGCTTGGCTGGGCTCCCTGGCTCCCCTAAGAAGCGGGTCCGTATTGAATGCAAGTGTGGGACTGAGTCCTGCCGCAAATACCTCTTCTAG